TACCGGGACCCGCGGACCGATGTCCATGTGACCGGTCTCGGTTCGCGATTTCGATGGCGAGTACATCGACGTGGACGGCGTGATGGTGCATCTTCCGACGGCGACGACGGTCGCCGGTATGCCGCAGGAGCCGAGGTGTCCGTCTCGGGCAGGTGGCAGGATGACGAACTGCGGGCGATCACCGTGACGCGGGATCCCTTGACCCCCGGGCCCGGCCCGGAATCCGGCTGGGTGAGTCTCGAAGGCTTCTACGTACGTTGCGAGGGCGATTCCTCCTCCCATGCGGTCAGCGGCATCCCGGTCACGGCGGCGGCGTCCATGACACCCGGGCAGTGGGTGGGACGGCGTGTGGTCGTGCTGGGGACGTGGCGGCAGGACGCAACGCTGGAGATCGTGGGTATCGGTACGAGTTCGCTTGATGAATCCGGCGAAGGCGCGCCTGCCCCGGCGCTGCAGACCGGGCTGTGCCGGCCCCCGTCATCGCAACGCGCGGGCGACCAATAGCGAGCGATTTCTGCGGCGCTTCCGATGAAGGTCGCGCCACATTCTCGGCGATGCATTTTGCATCGCATCAACGTCGCTTCGGCCTGCCCCGGACCATTTCGGCCGCTTCGTCGTAACTCGTTCAAGTTGTTCAGGCATCCTCCTCTGCTGCGTTGCGGCAGCGACTGCTGATTCGAAGATCTTCCCTTTAGCCACGGGACAAACATCCCTTGACGTGCTGTGGCGATCTCCTCTAATCGCGTCGTGATCGGTGGTTGCCGGCACATCTTCGGCGATGGCGGGCGCGACATCGGCCGCCTTCGCAGCGAGCTGCATAACGAGATAAACGGGAGGACAACATGCTGAACGAAGAGCTGGAGCTTCGACGGCGAGAGTTCCTGAAGATCGCGGGCGGAAGTGCTTTCATGTCCCTCGCGGCCGGAGCGGGTCTCGGCGCTGTTTCGACCAACGCGTGGTCTGCGCATCATCTGCAGGCGCTGAGCGATGCCGAGGGGCAGACGCTGCTCGCCTTTGCGAGAACCCTGTTCCCGCATGACTTTCTCGCGGATTCCTACTACGGCAACGTGGGCACTCGGTGGACGAGAAGGCCGCGGCCAGCCCGGAAACCAAGGCCATGGTGTCCGAGGGCGTGGCACAGGTGGAACGTCTCGCGCGGAAGAACTTCGACAACCAGCCGTTCTCGCAACTCGGCGAGAAGGCGCGGGTGCGCATTCTCAAGACGGTCGAGAAGACGCCCTTCTTCGGCCTGATGTACGGCGAAACGCTGGGTGGCCTGTACGGCAATCCCGAGATCTGGAAGATCTTCGGCTACGAGGCTCGTCCGTGGAGCACGGCGGTTACATCAAGCGCGGTTTCGACGACATCAGCTGGCTGCCGAAAGAGTGAGGACCACGAGATGGCTCAATTCGATCTGAACGACGACTCCGTCGTCGTCATCATCGGTTCGGGCGCGGGCGGCGGAACGCTCGGCAACGAACTGGCACAGAAGGGCGTGAAGGTGGTCTGCCTGGAAGCAGGCAGGCGGCTCGCGCTCCAGGACATCAACAACACCGGCGAGATGTTCGCCAAGCTCTCCTGGCTCGACCCGCGGGAAGGCTCCGGCGATCTCGACCCCAATCTGCCCGCCTGGATCTGCAAGACCGTCGGCGGTACGACCGTGCACTGGGCCGGCGCATCGCTGCGCTTGCAGCCGCACGAATTCAAGGCGCTCAGCACCTACGGACGCCTCGCGGGCGCCAACCTCGACGACTGGCCCATCTCCTACGAGGATCTCGCCGAGTACTACGACCGTGCCGAGGACAAGATGGGCGTCACTGGCACACGGCATTCCCCGTCTGCCCGGCAGCAACAACTACCACGTGCTTGCCGCCGGTGCGAAGCGGGTCGGATACCGCGACTTTCACACCGGCAACATGGCGATCAATTCGCGCGATCGCGACGGCCGTCCCGCCTGCAGGCAGATCGGCTTCTGTATGAGCGGCTGTGCCATCGGAGCCAAGTGGTCGACGCTGTACACCGAAGTGCCCAAGGCCGAAGCAACGGGCAACTACGAACTGCGTCCCGACTCGATGGTCATCAAGATCAACCACGACGCCCAGGGCAAGGTCACCGGTGTGGTGTACGCGGACGAGGGACGGCGTGATGCGGGAGCAGAAGGCGCGCATCGTCTGCGTGGCGGGCAATTCCATCGAAACGCCGCGGCTGCTGCTCAACTCGGCCTCGAACATGTTCCCCGACGGTCTTGGCAATTCCTCCGGCCAGGTGGGGCGCAACTACATGCCGCACCTGACCGGCGCCGTGTACGCGATCATGCCGGGCGAAGTGAACCTGCACCGTGGCACGCAGATGGCCGGCATCATCAAGGACGAATCGGTCTTCAACCCCAAGCGCGGCTTCGTGGCGGGCTATGAGCTCGAGACGCTGCCTGCGTTCGGCATGCCTGGCTTCCCATCCTTCGTGAAGCCCGGAGGCTGGGGCGCGAGTACGCCCGCGACATCGAGGCCTATCGCAATGCCGCAGGCTTGTGGATCGTCGGCGAGGACATGCCGCAGGAGTCGAACCGTGTGACGCTCAGCACCAGCAAGAAGGACCGTCACGGCATGCCGGTCGCTCATGTGCACAAGCAGGACCACCCGAACGACAAGGCGATGCGGGAGCATGCGTGGAAGATGTCGACTGCCCTGTACGAAGCGGTGGGTGCACGCAAGGTCTACACGCGGATGCCGTTCTCGTCCACGCACAACCTGGGCACGTGCCGTCAGAGCAGCGATGCGGGCACGGGCGTGTGCAACGGCTTCGGCCAGTCGCACGACGTCTCCAACCTGTTCATCTCCGACGGCAGCCAGTTCACGACCAGCGCGGCGGAGAATCCGACGCTCACGATCGTGGCCCTGGCCATCCGACAGGCGGAGTACATCGCGGACCAGATGGCGGCCCAGAACATCTGACCGCCGGTCCGGCAGCAAGGACACAGGGCGCCTGCGGGCGCCCTGTTTTCATGGGTGTCTTTGCTGCAGCTTCACGGCGTCCCGCCGTGCGCCATCACTCTTCCGGATCCTCGATCCAGTAAGTGACCGTGTTGGGATTCATCCCGATCCAGCGTCTTGCGGCGTCGCGCGGACTCATCTTGTCGACATTCACCCAGTAGTCCAGCTCGGTCACGGCCTTCACGGAGACCTCGATCCGGGAAAGCGGCAGGCGCTGCTGCTTGTTCAGTCGCTCGTAGAACTCTGCGTTGGCCACGAGCATGGCCTTGTTCGGCCCCCAGGAACTGCTGCGGTTCGTCCAGCACCCGCAGGCGATGCGCCTTGTTGAGGAACTGCGGGCGCCACAGAGGCATCACGAACCAGTCCTTGGCAGCTACGCGCGCGTTGAAGTTCGCGAGCCACTCGGGCGCAGGACCGGGGACCAGTTCGTACCCGGCCTCGGACAGGCGGTAGTGCTCGAAGATCTTGCGCGATCCGATCATGAGGCCTGAATCGGGCAAGGTGCCGCGGATGGTCTTCGTCATGCGGGCGGCGACCTCCGGTCTGGTGAGATCGGCCACGCTGCGCACGGCCTCCGCCGGCACGTAGTCCGGCACGGCCCAGTAGAGCTGTGCGTCCTCGTACAACGTGCTCACCTTGACGAGGCGGTCGCCGTATTCCTTCCAGTAATCCGCATGCGCGTAAGGCAGCCATGCGGCCACGAACAGATCGACGTCGCCGACCGCCACCTTTGGGAAAGATCTGGGCATGGCTGCCCGACTGGAGGGCCACGTTCCAGCCCTTGCGCTCGAGGATGAACTGCACGAGGCTGGCCGTGGCTTCGTAGAAGGAAAGGCTCACGTGACCCAGCGTGATCACGGCGGCATTGGCGGGGCGCGGAGCGCGCCCAGAACCGTGGTCATGGCGCTGGCCGCAAGCAGAGTCCTTCTCTTGGACGACATCATGTGAGATCACCTGTTCGTGGCATTGATCGGTCCGGCGGGACGTCCGGGGCGCGAGACCTTAACAAAATTCCACGGGGCAGGACACGGCGCACCGCACGCGCCTGACGTGGCGGTACCGTCAGGGCTTTCCGTCGGCGCACATGTGCGGGAGCGAGTCGAGCGCGAATCTGCG
Above is a genomic segment from Betaproteobacteria bacterium containing:
- a CDS encoding glycine/betaine ABC transporter substrate-binding protein, which encodes MPRSFPKVAVGDVDLFVAAWLPYAHADYWKEYGDRLVKVSTLYEDAQLYWAVPDYVPAEAVRSVADLTRPEVAARMTKTIRGTLPDSGLMIGSRKIFEHYRLSEAGYELVPGPAPEWLANFNARVAAKDWFVMPLWRPQFLNKAHRLRVLDEPQQFLGAEQGHARGQRRVLRATEQAAAPAAFPDRGLREGRDRAGLLGECRQDESARRRKTLDRDESQHGHLLDRGSGRVMAHGGTP